A single region of the Lactobacillus xylocopicola genome encodes:
- a CDS encoding DUF896 domain-containing protein, whose protein sequence is MTEDNEKKLINRINELYHKKKSTGLTAAEEKERAELHQEFIKNFRASFKQDVENLVIVDKNGKEVTSEKAKQAQRQKGLRKD, encoded by the coding sequence ATGACTGAAGATAATGAAAAAAAGCTGATTAACCGGATCAACGAGCTATATCATAAGAAGAAGTCGACGGGTTTGACCGCTGCAGAAGAAAAAGAGCGGGCTGAGCTGCATCAGGAATTTATCAAGAATTTTCGGGCCAGCTTTAAGCAAGATGTTGAAAATCTGGTAATTGTTGACAAAAATGGTAAGGAAGTCACATCGGAAAAAGCCAAGCAGGCGCAACGTCAAAAAGGTTTAAGAAAAGATTAA